The DNA sequence CATGACTTCGTGGCCGGCCTCTTTATGGGATGGTTTTATGGATATGCAGCGATAGGTTCATACAGCAGCCTGAAAGCTTCTATAAAATCTTTCAGGAACAGCAGCTCCTAATGTTTGATCCTTCCGGAATATTCCTTGAGGAAATCCCATGAAGCTGTATAAGCTTTAATATTATTCTCCCTTTTTACAAAGAAATGGCCTTCATCCTCAAAACGGATATACTCTACAGGATGCTTACGATTCTTCAGATCCTCCACAATCTGCTCTGTTTCCTCAATCGGCACTCTCGGATCATTGGCACCGTGAAGAACAAGGAGCGGACATTGAATCCTGTCTGTTTTATGAAGCGGATCAATTTCATCGAAGAAGGCCCCGTCATTCTCTATGCTCCCATATTCAGCTTCCCTCATTTTCCGCCTCCACGGGCTGGTATTCTGCAGGAACGTCCGGAAGCTCGAAATTCCAACAATATCAATGGCAGAAGACCAGATGTCAGGGTAGTGGGTGATGGCTGCCAGGACCATAAAGCCCCCGTAGCTTCTTCCCATAATGCTGATCTGATCTTCGGCAGCTCCTCCCTCTGTTTTCAGCCAATCGACAAGATGGACTAAATCACGTACAGAGTCCATCCGCTTCCTGACATCATCCAGATGGGTAAAGCTTTTACCATAGCCCGTACTCCCCCTGACATTCGGCGTACATACTGCAAATCCATTATCAAGGAAAAACTGCAGGAACGGATTAAAAACAGCCCTTATCTGGCTTTCCGGCCCTCCGTGGACAAACACAACCACCGGAAGCTTTCCGTCAGCCTTTTTAGGCTTATAGTAAAATGCTGGAATCTCAAGGCCATCAAAGGAAGCAAAAGAAATCAGTTCAGGAGCACACAGCTTTTCCTCTACCAGAGGATCATGCGAAATGAACGTGGCCCTTTTAGCTTTACGAGATCTGAGATCGAGTTCCCAAATGTCTGAAGGATGCTGCGGCCCATTCAGGATAAAGGCAAGCCTGCTGTTATCAGGAGAGAAAGAAAAGTCAGTAATGACGCCTGCAGGGGATTCCCACTCTGTCACTTCATTCGATTCAAAATCCAATAATGCGCCTTTTGAGACCCCTCCTTCATTGATGGAAAAAGCGATCTTCTTTTTATCAGTGCTGAGCTTCAGCTCTTCCAAGTCCCACTCCTTCTCGACCAGCCACTTTGTTTCCAGTGTTTCAAGATTAAGTCTGGCAAGATTCATGAATTCCCGATCCCTGTTGGACAGCATATAAATCATTTTTCCATCTGAGCTGAACGCAGGGCTGGCAAAAGCCGCTTCCCCCTCATGCTTTGTGAGCCACTGCACTGTTCCCCCTGAAAGATCCAGCAGTCCAAGGTCATTATCAAGATTTGTGTTCACCTGCTCTATCAGCAGGGAGTTTCCTTCCGGATGCCATTGAAGCGGAGAAAAATGACCATCTCCCTGGAACACCATTTTAACTTCAAAACTTTCAAGACTTTGAATATATATATCAAAATAGGTGTTATGACGGCGGTTGCTGGCCCAGGAAATCCACTTTCCATCAGGAGATACCCCTCCATACTTGTGTATATGTTCTGGCGAGTCGGTCAGCCGGATGACCTCCCCAGTTTCGGTTAAAAGGAAAAGCTGCTGCTTTTCATTCACACCCTCATCCATGCCAAAAATCCTTTTACCGGTTCCTTGGATAAAGGAAACAAACATAATCCTTTCAGCGGTTTCCAGTACCTGATTAGGGTTGCCGCCTTCAGCGTGTATTTCCCATAATTGCGGAATCCCGGAAGCATCTGAGATGAAATTCAGCATTTTCCCCTGCGGTCCATAAGCAGGATTCTTCACGTTTCTGATGTTCATGAAATTTTCAATCGTCAATGTTTCCATTATTGGCCCCCTTCTGCATTATTTTTGCGCCGGCTGTCCAGGACCGGACTGGAAATGCCTTTGATTCCCGTCAATCCCAGAATACATAGGAAAATGGCCTGCGGCCCATAATAGGCATCCTGCGGATCAAAGTACTCTTCAAGTGTATGTATGCCCCCAAAGCTACCGCCTCCGCCAAGTGTTACAGCCGGAATTCCAAGAGCAATCGGCACATTGGAGTCGGTGCTGCTGGCTTTCTCAAACGAAGGTATGAATCCTAGCTGCCTTGAAGCCTCTGCAGCCGTTTGGACAATGGCTGATTCCATATCCTGGCTGCCTGCCGGGCGGTCGCCTACCTGCTTGATTTCAACTGTAATTCCGGAATCAGCACCGCCGGCAGCTTCCTTGATGATGGAGAGCGCTTCAGATTCAACCCTTGCCAGCTCATCTGCGGAAACCGAACGAAGATCGATGATCAATCTGGCTTCCGCTGCAATCGTATTGACCGAGGTCCCTCCGGATACTATCCCTACATTAAAAGTTGTTTTTGGATCTTCCGGCACCTTAAGATCTGCTATGCCGGCAATGGCTTTTCCTGCAGCATGAATGGCGCTCGGCGTCCCGAAATCCCCAAAGCTGTGGCCGCCTGAGCCCTTATAGGTAATCTCATATCTTTTACTGCCTGCAGCCAGATATGTAATTCGCTCAGGGCTGCCTGGTTCTATGGAAATGAAACCGTCTATCCCATGATCTTGTCCAAACAGCGCCTTAACGCCATTTAAATCCCCAAGTCCTTCTTCTCCAACCGTCGCTCCAAACAGAATATCCCCTTCCGTTTCGATTCCCGTTTCGTTGAACGCACGGATTAGAGTCAGTACGGCAGCCAGCCCCCTTCCGTCATCAGCGATGCCGGGAGCATAAATTTTTCCGTCTTTTACTTTTGGGACTGTGTCAGTGCCTGCTGGAAAAACAGTATCAAGATGGGCACAAACCGCAATCCTTGGTCCATTCCCCGTTCCCTTTCTCAGGCCGAATATATTGCCTGCATCATCTTTCGAAATATCTTCAATACCCAGCTCTTCCAGCCTTCGTCTATAATACTCCCCCCGTTCCCCCTCTTCAAAGGTAGGTGCAGGGATGCTCGTCAGCTCCTTTTGATCAGCCGATGTCCGGTCATTATCATTTTTTAAAAAGGATAGTCCCTTTTGGACAGCTGAAATGCCCGCTATTTTTTCTAATGCTTCCGCCACGCTATTCTTCAGTTCAATATTTTCCGCCAATTTTCTTCCCCCTTTGTAAGTCTATTATTATTATATTCCAAAAATTAAATTTATTGTTGCTGGAAGGCTTCAGAAGATTTCCTCCTTAATAAAAAAGGAAAAGCCCCAGATGCATGGAGCTTTTTCCTCTTGTTCTGTTTCTCTGCTTTAAAAACAAATAGCTTTATGCCATTCCTTCCTAATCGCTTTGATGACCGTGCTCTGGTTCCGCAGGGGGTTCAGCGATTAATGTATCATACAAATAATAGCCGCAAATCACCAACAGCAGGTATACTGCGGCTGATATGGCCCACTTTTTCATCAGAAGCCCTCCTTATAATTTGACCCGCTGCAGCCTCAGCGCATTAAGGACAACCGAGACTGAACTGAATGCCATTGCTGCCCCTGCCAGCCATGGCGCAAGCAGACCAAGTGCTGCAAAGGGGATGCCGAGCGTATTATATCCAAAAGCCCAGAAGAGGTTTTGCCGGATGTTCGAGATTGTTTTCCTGCTCATGTAAATGGCATCGGAAATGCTTCTTAAGTCGCCGCGGATCAGGGTAATATCTGCCGCCTCCATCGCTACATCAGTGCCTGTTCCGATTGCCATTCCGATGTCGGCAACAGCCAGTGCCGGCGCATCATTGATTCCGTCTCCCACCATGGCCACAATTTTCCCTTGCTTCTGCAGCTTTTTCACTTCTTCTGCCTTTCCTTCCGGGAGGACTTCAGATATTACCGCATCAACACCAGCTTCCCTGCCGATTGCCTCGGCTGTAGCCTTGTTGTCACCTGTCATCATGATTACTTCAAGACCCATCTCCTTAAGGCGTGCGATTGCCTCGGCAGATGTATCCTTGATTGTGTCTGCAACCGCGATGATGCCTGCAAAATGACCGTCAATGGCTGCCAGCATGGCAGTTTTACCTTGGCTTTCAAGCGTTTCAAGATCAGCTTCAGCAGGGCTGAAATCAATAGAATCCGCACCGAGCAGCCTTCTGGTTCCTATCAGGAGCTTCTTTCCAGCCACAACAGCTTTAATGCCATATCCGGGAATTGCTTCAAATTCTTCCGCTTCTTTCATTATAATATTGCGTGCTTTGATTCCGGCTGTTATAGCTTCGGCAAGAGGATGCTCAGACTGTTTTTCTGCCGCACCTGCCATAGCCAGGAACTCCGTCTCATCCATTTCCGTCAGCACATCTGTCAATACCGGCTTCCCGTTGGTGATTGTACCAGTCTTATCAAGAACCACCGTCGTAATGCGGTGTGTCCGTTCAAGATGCTCCCCGCCCTTAAAAAGGATACCGTATTCTGCAGCCCGCCCTGATCCGGCCATGATGGAGGTCGGTGTCGCCAAACCCAATGCACAGGGACATGCTATCACAAGAACAGCAATCAATTTTTCAAGAGCTTCTGCAAAATTGCCTGGATCTGCCCACAGGTACCAGATGAGGAATACAACGGCAGCGATCCCCACAACAATCGGTACAAATATCCCGGAAATCTTGTCAGCAAGGCGCTGGATTGGTGCCTTTGAACCTTGTGCATCCTCAACAACCTTGATGATTTGTGCGAGGGCTGTATCTTTACCCACTTTTGCTGCCTGCACTTTTATGAAACCATTTTTGTTGATGGTTGCCCCAATGACTGAATCGCCGGGCTCCTTATCTGCAGGTACGCTTTCTCCTGTTATCATGCTTTCATCCACGGCGGTTCTTCCCTCAAGGATCATTCCGTC is a window from the Bacillus infantis NRRL B-14911 genome containing:
- a CDS encoding M20/M25/M40 family metallo-hydrolase; protein product: MAENIELKNSVAEALEKIAGISAVQKGLSFLKNDNDRTSADQKELTSIPAPTFEEGERGEYYRRRLEELGIEDISKDDAGNIFGLRKGTGNGPRIAVCAHLDTVFPAGTDTVPKVKDGKIYAPGIADDGRGLAAVLTLIRAFNETGIETEGDILFGATVGEEGLGDLNGVKALFGQDHGIDGFISIEPGSPERITYLAAGSKRYEITYKGSGGHSFGDFGTPSAIHAAGKAIAGIADLKVPEDPKTTFNVGIVSGGTSVNTIAAEARLIIDLRSVSADELARVESEALSIIKEAAGGADSGITVEIKQVGDRPAGSQDMESAIVQTAAEASRQLGFIPSFEKASSTDSNVPIALGIPAVTLGGGGSFGGIHTLEEYFDPQDAYYGPQAIFLCILGLTGIKGISSPVLDSRRKNNAEGGQ
- a CDS encoding heavy metal translocating P-type ATPase encodes the protein MSEQAKETQFEISGMTCSACAVRIEKGLKKVEGVENASVNLALEKAAVQFNPEKVKQEDIFEKVENLGYKVVTEKAELAITGMTCAACSARIEKGLKKMDGISDANVNLALERADVVYNPSAVSPADLIKRVEKLGYGAALRTEEVAGEEQDHREREIERQKGKFTFALILSLPLLWAMAGHFSFTSFLYVPEMFMNPWVQLALAAPVQFIIGRQFYTGAYKALRNGSANMDVLVALGTSAAFFYSLYLSIRSIGSGGHSVNLYFETSAVLITLIILGKLFEAKAKGRSSEAIKKLMNLQAKTARVIRNGEETEIPLESVMPGDILAVKPGEKIPADGMILEGRTAVDESMITGESVPADKEPGDSVIGATINKNGFIKVQAAKVGKDTALAQIIKVVEDAQGSKAPIQRLADKISGIFVPIVVGIAAVVFLIWYLWADPGNFAEALEKLIAVLVIACPCALGLATPTSIMAGSGRAAEYGILFKGGEHLERTHRITTVVLDKTGTITNGKPVLTDVLTEMDETEFLAMAGAAEKQSEHPLAEAITAGIKARNIIMKEAEEFEAIPGYGIKAVVAGKKLLIGTRRLLGADSIDFSPAEADLETLESQGKTAMLAAIDGHFAGIIAVADTIKDTSAEAIARLKEMGLEVIMMTGDNKATAEAIGREAGVDAVISEVLPEGKAEEVKKLQKQGKIVAMVGDGINDAPALAVADIGMAIGTGTDVAMEAADITLIRGDLRSISDAIYMSRKTISNIRQNLFWAFGYNTLGIPFAALGLLAPWLAGAAMAFSSVSVVLNALRLQRVKL
- a CDS encoding S9 family peptidase, with amino-acid sequence METLTIENFMNIRNVKNPAYGPQGKMLNFISDASGIPQLWEIHAEGGNPNQVLETAERIMFVSFIQGTGKRIFGMDEGVNEKQQLFLLTETGEVIRLTDSPEHIHKYGGVSPDGKWISWASNRRHNTYFDIYIQSLESFEVKMVFQGDGHFSPLQWHPEGNSLLIEQVNTNLDNDLGLLDLSGGTVQWLTKHEGEAAFASPAFSSDGKMIYMLSNRDREFMNLARLNLETLETKWLVEKEWDLEELKLSTDKKKIAFSINEGGVSKGALLDFESNEVTEWESPAGVITDFSFSPDNSRLAFILNGPQHPSDIWELDLRSRKAKRATFISHDPLVEEKLCAPELISFASFDGLEIPAFYYKPKKADGKLPVVVFVHGGPESQIRAVFNPFLQFFLDNGFAVCTPNVRGSTGYGKSFTHLDDVRKRMDSVRDLVHLVDWLKTEGGAAEDQISIMGRSYGGFMVLAAITHYPDIWSSAIDIVGISSFRTFLQNTSPWRRKMREAEYGSIENDGAFFDEIDPLHKTDRIQCPLLVLHGANDPRVPIEETEQIVEDLKNRKHPVEYIRFEDEGHFFVKRENNIKAYTASWDFLKEYSGRIKH